Genomic DNA from Peribacillus simplex NBRC 15720 = DSM 1321:
TGAAAATAAGATTGATAGGAGGAATGGAAAATGAATAACCATGAAATAGATTTTAAATTATATGGAGATGACATGCAGTTTGTTGAAGTGGAATTGGATCCTCAGGAAACGGTAATTGCCGAAGCTGGAAGTTTAATGATGATGGAAGATCAAATCAAGATGGAAACCATCTTTGGCGATGGGTCTTCGAATGGTGACAGCGGAATGATGGGTAAGCTATTCGGTGCCGGGAAACGGCTCCTTACTGGTGAGAGTCTTTTCATGACGGCTTTTACGAATGAAGGACGAGATAAAAAACATGTTTCATTCGCCTCGCCTTATCCAGGTAAAATCATTCCGATGGATTTAAGCGAGCTCGGCGGGAAAATCATTTGTCAAAAAGACGCATTCCTGGCGGCAGCGAAAGGCGTTTCAGTCGGAATTGAGTTTCAAAGAAAGATAGGGGCAGGCTTCTTTGGCGGTGAAGGCTTCATCATGCAAAAACTTGAAGGAGATGGAATGACCTTCGTTCATGCCGGCGGCACGATCCATAAAAAAGAATTGGCTGCAGGAGAGATATTACGCGTCGATACAGGATGTTTAGTAGCAATGACTAGCGGGGTAGATTATAATATTGAAGCTGTAAAAGGCGTGAAAACCGCTTTATTCGGAGGCGAAGGTTTATTCTTTGCAACATTAAAAGGACCCGGAACCGTCTGGGTGCAATCTTTGCCATTCAGCCGGCTTGCAAGCCGGGTATTTGCTGCAGCGCCGCAAAATGGAGGATCCTCCGAAGAAGGCAGCGTAGCTAGAGGCTTATTCAATTTATTCAACGATAAATAAGAACCGGACCAATGGCTGCCATCATGGCAGTCATTGATCTCTTTTGAAAAGGATGGGTAGCTACATGCAGCTTGTTAAGTGGTCCTACATGAGACGCTATAATATCAAGGCAATTTTTGATCAATTTCCGAATTCGCCTGTTATTTTCCGAAAAATAAGTGATTACTATTTTGTTTATACCATTCACTGGACAGCTGCCGATGGCCCAATCGGCATAAAAGAGCTTGAAGAAATGGAACAGTTGCTCAACCGTGAACTCGGGACTGAACTGCAATATCTTTATCGAAAAAAATGAGATTACTCCTCGTACATCATTTTTCTTGTCATGCCTCCATCGACGATAAGATCCGCACCCGTAACGAAATCATTTTCCGATGCCGTCAAATAAAGACAGGCCCTTGCAATATCTTCAGGTTTGCCAACCCGATTGGAAAAATGCTGCTGGTGATCTTTATCCCTCAGCGATTCATAATCTCGCGTTTCAATCCATCCCGGAGAAATCGAATTGACCGTAATTTTCTCTTTTCCTAAAGAAGCGGCAAGTGCATGTGTCAGTGCTTTGATCCCCCCTTTTGTCGCTGCATAGGATTCCGAATCAGGCTCAGACATCATCGCTCTGGTTGATGCCAAATTGATGATTGCACCTCCCGTTTCATTTTTCCGCATCGATTCTGCCGCAGCCCGGGAACAAAGGAAAACACTGCGCAAATTCGTATTCATCATATCGTCCCATTCCTCAATCGTCAGGTCATAAAGCGATTTGAATAATGCCTTTCCTGCATTATTGATTAATATATCAATGGTCTTATATGTTTTTAGAGTTATATCCATCAAATGTTGGATGTCAGCTTCCTTGCGTACATCCGTTTTGACGAATATGGCTTCATGACCGTTACTTTTGAGCTCTTCCACATACAGCTGACCTTCCCGCTCGTCCAAATCTGCGAGAACGACTGAAGCGCCGCTTTCTGCATATCCCTTTGCCACGCCTCTCCCTATACCATTCGAAGCGCCTGTTACAATCACCGTTTTATTTTTGAAACCCATTTTCCCATCCTCACTTTCATAGATTT
This window encodes:
- a CDS encoding TIGR00266 family protein — encoded protein: MNNHEIDFKLYGDDMQFVEVELDPQETVIAEAGSLMMMEDQIKMETIFGDGSSNGDSGMMGKLFGAGKRLLTGESLFMTAFTNEGRDKKHVSFASPYPGKIIPMDLSELGGKIICQKDAFLAAAKGVSVGIEFQRKIGAGFFGGEGFIMQKLEGDGMTFVHAGGTIHKKELAAGEILRVDTGCLVAMTSGVDYNIEAVKGVKTALFGGEGLFFATLKGPGTVWVQSLPFSRLASRVFAAAPQNGGSSEEGSVARGLFNLFNDK
- a CDS encoding SDR family NAD(P)-dependent oxidoreductase, which translates into the protein MGFKNKTVIVTGASNGIGRGVAKGYAESGASVVLADLDEREGQLYVEELKSNGHEAIFVKTDVRKEADIQHLMDITLKTYKTIDILINNAGKALFKSLYDLTIEEWDDMMNTNLRSVFLCSRAAAESMRKNETGGAIINLASTRAMMSEPDSESYAATKGGIKALTHALAASLGKEKITVNSISPGWIETRDYESLRDKDHQQHFSNRVGKPEDIARACLYLTASENDFVTGADLIVDGGMTRKMMYEE